The following proteins come from a genomic window of Sorghum bicolor cultivar BTx623 chromosome 3, Sorghum_bicolor_NCBIv3, whole genome shotgun sequence:
- the LOC8078063 gene encoding uncharacterized protein LOC8078063 isoform X2 yields the protein MAAVDLSKLVKEKRFWVASFLVVWAAALQGHMMWMQRQDAFKHKFGLDEADGPDAADSSSASASASSSS from the exons ATGGCGGCGGTGGATCTGTCGAAGCTGGTGAAGGAGAAGCGCTTCTGGGTGGCCTCCTTCCTCGTCGTATGGGCAGCAGCGCTGCAG GGCCACATGATGTGGATGCAGCGCCAGGACGCCTTCAAGCACAAGTTCGGCCTTGACGAAGCAGACGGACCCGACGCCGCGGATTcctcctctgcctctgcctctgcctcttcttcttcttag
- the LOC8078062 gene encoding pectin acetylesterase 5 isoform X1, whose amino-acid sequence MTVRSRLRRRRRRGRRNISVVLSRIRSTTGTDAGPLHPPPSAAPSRPTTRRRIRPRAARRRPRAHALPLRHGPCSLPARVPVLRASPPGPRRHHPRLRRHRQGRSVVCLDGTPPAYHFLPGFGDGSHNWLLHLEGGSWCRSFESCARRKKTNLGSSAHMDTRAEFVGILSDDQSQNPDFYNWNKVKIRYCDGASFSGHVQDEVKNGTGFFFRGQRIWEAVMAELLSKGLARAKQAFLTGCSAGGLSTYIHCDDFRAVLPNTPTVKCLADGGFFLDVEDISGRRYMRGFYNDVARLQDVHKRFPHCSSDMEPGQCFFPQEVAKSITTPMFILNPAYDVWQVEHVLSPEGSDPQNLWQNCRTDITKCSSKQLEVLQGFRKALLDAINEFKKRRDWGMFIDSCFIHCQSMKALAWHSPSAARINNKTAAEAVGDWFFDRREVKEIDCEYPCNPTCYNVVLDQPYKED is encoded by the exons ATGACCGTGAGGAGTCGCCTCCGTCGTCGTcggagaagaggaagaagaaacaTTAGTGTTGTGCTGTCTCGCATCAGATCCACCACCGGCACCGATGCCGGCCCTCTCCACCCACCACCTTCAGCTGCGCCGTCTCGGCCGACGACGCGGCGCCGCATTCGCCCTCGCGCTGCTCGCCGCCGCCCTCGTGCTCACGCTCTCCCGCTACGCCACGGGCCCTGCAGCCTCCCCGCCCGCGTCCCCGTCCTACGGGCATCGCCTCCCGGCCCTCGTCGACATCACCCTCGTCTACGGCGCCACCGACAAGGGCGCAG TGTAGTGTGTTTGGATGGTACGCCGCCTGCCTACCACTTCCTTCCAGGATTCGGGGACGGATCCCACAACTGGCTCCTCCACCTGGAGGGCGGAAGCTGGTGCCGCAGTTTCGAATCATGTGCTCGCCGTAAGAAAACAAATCTCGGTTCGTCTGCCCACATGGATACTCGTGCTGAATTCGTCGGCATCCTCAGTGATGATCAATCTCAGAATCCAG ACTTTTACAACTGGAACAAAGTGAAAATAAGATACTGTGATGGTGCATCATTCTCTGGACATGTCCAAGATGAAGTCAAG AATGGCACAGGTTTCTTCTTCAGAGGCCAGCGTATCTGGGAAGCAGTCATGGCCGAACTTCTATCAAAGGGGCTAGCCAGAGCGAAACAG GCTTTTCTGACTGGATGCTCGGCTGGTGGCCTTTCTACATACATTCACTGTGATGATTTCCGGGCAGTTCTACCGAACACGCCTACTGTCAAGTGCCTCGCAGATGGTGGATTCTTCCTTGATGT AGAAGACATTTCTGGAAGAAGGTATATGCGGGGCTTCTATAACGATGTTGCTCGGCTGcag GATGTGCATAAAAGGTTCCCTCATTGCAGCTCAGATATGGAACCAGGGCAG TGCTTCTTCCCACAAGAAGTTGCGAAAAGCATCACCACGCCGATGTTTATACTCAATCCAGCATATGATGTTTGGCAG GTAGAGCATGTGTTGTCTCCAGAAGGTTCTGACCCTCAAAATCTATGGCAAAATTGCAGGACGGACATTACCAAGTGTAGCTCAAAACAGCTTGAAGTTCTTCAAG GTTTTAGGAAAGCACTGCTTGATGCTATAAATGAATTCAAGAAGAGAAGAGACTGGGGTATGTTCATTGACTCCTGCTTTATACACTGTCAATCAATGAAAGCTTTGGCTTGGCATTCACCATCAGCTGCTAGAATCAACAACAAG ACGGCCGCCGAAGCGGTGGGAGATTGGTTCTTTGATCGGAGGGAGGTGAAGGAAATAGATTGTGAATATCCCTGCAACCCGACATGCTACAATGTGGTTCTTGATCAGCCCTACAAGGAAGACTAA
- the LOC8078061 gene encoding E3 ubiquitin-protein ligase XB3, which yields MGHGLSCSRDGGEEHDLFRAVQLGDLDALLAADPELARHATTIYDRLSLLHIAAANGQLQVLSMLLDDDGAGGAHAPARPDVDVLNRKKQTPLMLAAMHGRTDCVLRLLEAGANILMFDSVHARTCLHHAAYYGHADCLQAILSAAKASPVADSWGFARFVNVRDEHGATPLHLAARQGRPQCVHHLLHAGAIVSAPTASYGFPGSTALHLAARRGNLDCVRELLAWGADRLHRDSAGRIAYAVALRRSHRACAALLNPAAAEPMVWPSPLKLISELNPEAKALLEAALMEANREREKQIIVNLKGGTTTKTKSSYSSSSAHDDDGTAVASRSQLDDDDDATELCGICLEQACSMEMQDCGHQMCAACTLALCCHSKPNPTTLALQPPACPFCRATITRLLVANNKTSNSSDEAALGGGVRSHSHGSSSFRGLTSAIRSLSLSRIGRRGSGRVADSDGICHGQASTPCGVNSLLPAQAIIQSFF from the exons ATGGGCCACGGCCTCAGCTGCAGCCGCGACGGCGGCGAGGAGCACGACTTGTTCCGCGCGGTGCAGCTCGGCGACCTGGACGCCCTCCTCGCCGCCGACCCGGAGCTCGCCCGCCACGCCACCACCATATACGACCGTCTGTCCCTGCTCCACATCGCCGCCGCTAATGGCCAGCTGCAG GTGCTCTCCATGTTGTTGGATGACGATGGCGCCGGCGGGGCACACGCACCGGCACGCCCCGACGTGGACGTGCTCAACCGGAAGAAGCAGACCCCGTTGATGCTGGCGGCCATGCACGGCAGGACGGACTGCGTGCTCAGGCTGCTAGAAGCGGGAGCAAAT ATCCTGATGTTCGACTCGGTACACGCGCGGACATGCCTCCACCACGCGGCCTACTACGGCCATGCCGACTGTCTCCAAGCCATCCTCTCGGCTGCCAAGGCCTCCCCGGTGGCCGACTCATG GGGCTTCGCGCGCTTCGTGAACGTCAGGGACGAGCACGGCGCCACGCCGCTGCACCTGGCGGCCAGGCAGGGGCGGCCGCAGTGCGTCCACCACCTGCTCCACGCCGGCGCCATCGTCTCCGCTCCAACAGCCTCCTACGGCTTCCCCGGCAGCACGGCGCTGCACCTGGCTGCACGCCGCGGCAACCTGGACTGCGTCCGGGAGCTCCTCGCCTGGGGCGCTGATCGCCTCCACAGGGACTCGGCGGGGAGGATCGCCTACGCGGTGGCCCTCAGGCGCAGCCACCGAGCGTGCGCCGCGCTGCTGaacccggcggcggcggagcccATGGTGTGGCCTTCCCCGCTCAAGCTCATCAGCGAGCTCAACCCGGAGGCCAAGGCCCTCCTGGAGGCGGCCCTGATGGAAGCCAACAGGGAGCGGGAGAAGCAGATCATTGTCAACCTCAAGGGCGGCACCACAACCAAAACCAAGTCGTCATACTCGTCGTCGTCTgctcatgatgatgatggcaCCGCCGTCGCCAGCAGAAGCCagcttgacgacgacgacgacgccaccGAGCTGTGCGGCATCTGCCTGGAGCAGGCGTGCAGCATGGAGATGCAGGACTGTGGGCACCAGATGTGTGCTGCCTGCACGCTGGCGCTGTGCTGCCACAGCAAGCCCAACCCGACGACCCTGGCTCTGCAGCCGCCGGCCTGCCCGTTCTGCCGCGCCACCATCACCCGGCTGCTGGTGGCCAACAACAAGACTAGCAACAGCAGTGATGAGGCAGCCCTAGGCGGCGGCGTTAGGTCCCATTCCCATGGTAGCAGCAGCTTCAGGGGGCTCACCTCGGCCATCAGGTCCTTGTCCTTGTCCAGGATTGGTCGTCGTGGCTCCGGGAGGGTAGCCGACAGCGACGGCATATGCCATGGACAAGCCTCCACACCATGTGGTGTCAACAGCTTATTACCCGCACAAGCAATAATCCAGTCATTCTTTTGA
- the LOC8078063 gene encoding uncharacterized protein LOC8078063 isoform X1, with protein sequence MAAVDLSKLVKEKRFWVASFLVVWAAALQGHMMWMQRQDAFKHKFGLDEADGPDAADSSSASASASSSS encoded by the exons ATGGCGGCGGTGGATCTGTCGAAGCTGGTGAAGGAGAAGCGCTTCTGGGTGGCCTCCTTCCTCGTCGTATGGGCAGCAGCGCTGCAG GGCCACATGATGTGGATGCAGCGCCAGGACGCCTTCAAGCACAAGTTCGGCCTTGACGAAGCAGACGGACCCGACGCCGCGGATTcctcctctgcctctgcctctgcctcttcttcttctta G
- the LOC8078062 gene encoding pectin acetylesterase 5 isoform X2 → MPALSTHHLQLRRLGRRRGAAFALALLAAALVLTLSRYATGPAASPPASPSYGHRLPALVDITLVYGATDKGAVCLDGTPPAYHFLPGFGDGSHNWLLHLEGGSWCRSFESCARRKKTNLGSSAHMDTRAEFVGILSDDQSQNPDFYNWNKVKIRYCDGASFSGHVQDEVKNGTGFFFRGQRIWEAVMAELLSKGLARAKQAFLTGCSAGGLSTYIHCDDFRAVLPNTPTVKCLADGGFFLDVEDISGRRYMRGFYNDVARLQDVHKRFPHCSSDMEPGQCFFPQEVAKSITTPMFILNPAYDVWQVEHVLSPEGSDPQNLWQNCRTDITKCSSKQLEVLQGFRKALLDAINEFKKRRDWGMFIDSCFIHCQSMKALAWHSPSAARINNKTAAEAVGDWFFDRREVKEIDCEYPCNPTCYNVVLDQPYKED, encoded by the exons ATGCCGGCCCTCTCCACCCACCACCTTCAGCTGCGCCGTCTCGGCCGACGACGCGGCGCCGCATTCGCCCTCGCGCTGCTCGCCGCCGCCCTCGTGCTCACGCTCTCCCGCTACGCCACGGGCCCTGCAGCCTCCCCGCCCGCGTCCCCGTCCTACGGGCATCGCCTCCCGGCCCTCGTCGACATCACCCTCGTCTACGGCGCCACCGACAAGGGCGCAG TGTGTTTGGATGGTACGCCGCCTGCCTACCACTTCCTTCCAGGATTCGGGGACGGATCCCACAACTGGCTCCTCCACCTGGAGGGCGGAAGCTGGTGCCGCAGTTTCGAATCATGTGCTCGCCGTAAGAAAACAAATCTCGGTTCGTCTGCCCACATGGATACTCGTGCTGAATTCGTCGGCATCCTCAGTGATGATCAATCTCAGAATCCAG ACTTTTACAACTGGAACAAAGTGAAAATAAGATACTGTGATGGTGCATCATTCTCTGGACATGTCCAAGATGAAGTCAAG AATGGCACAGGTTTCTTCTTCAGAGGCCAGCGTATCTGGGAAGCAGTCATGGCCGAACTTCTATCAAAGGGGCTAGCCAGAGCGAAACAG GCTTTTCTGACTGGATGCTCGGCTGGTGGCCTTTCTACATACATTCACTGTGATGATTTCCGGGCAGTTCTACCGAACACGCCTACTGTCAAGTGCCTCGCAGATGGTGGATTCTTCCTTGATGT AGAAGACATTTCTGGAAGAAGGTATATGCGGGGCTTCTATAACGATGTTGCTCGGCTGcag GATGTGCATAAAAGGTTCCCTCATTGCAGCTCAGATATGGAACCAGGGCAG TGCTTCTTCCCACAAGAAGTTGCGAAAAGCATCACCACGCCGATGTTTATACTCAATCCAGCATATGATGTTTGGCAG GTAGAGCATGTGTTGTCTCCAGAAGGTTCTGACCCTCAAAATCTATGGCAAAATTGCAGGACGGACATTACCAAGTGTAGCTCAAAACAGCTTGAAGTTCTTCAAG GTTTTAGGAAAGCACTGCTTGATGCTATAAATGAATTCAAGAAGAGAAGAGACTGGGGTATGTTCATTGACTCCTGCTTTATACACTGTCAATCAATGAAAGCTTTGGCTTGGCATTCACCATCAGCTGCTAGAATCAACAACAAG ACGGCCGCCGAAGCGGTGGGAGATTGGTTCTTTGATCGGAGGGAGGTGAAGGAAATAGATTGTGAATATCCCTGCAACCCGACATGCTACAATGTGGTTCTTGATCAGCCCTACAAGGAAGACTAA
- the LOC8074141 gene encoding glycine-rich RNA-binding protein 4, mitochondrial isoform X1: MALKLKLLLNRRAGGGCCCLRNGNGNGNGNGNAALPFPFTFPFPNGNRSTATSSACSSSNLFIGGLSYDTNETALKDAFSQYGDVIAVRVICHPTTGKSKGFGFVKFSSENQAAAALQKLNGQVLDGRNIRVHYANSTWGSAATDG; this comes from the exons ATGGCCCTAAAGCTAAAGCTACTCCTAAATCGGAGAGCAGGAGGAGGCTGCTGCTGCCTGCGCAACGGCAACGGCAACGGCAACGGCAACGGCAACGCTGCGCTTCCATTCCCATTCACCTTCCCTTTCCCTAATGGGAATCGGAGCACCGCGACTTCCTCCGCATGCAGCAGCTCCAACTTGTTCATCGGCG GTCTTTCTTACGACACTAACGAAACAGCTCTCAAGGATGCTTTCTCTCAATATGGTGATGTTATTGCAG TGAGGGTTATATGCCATCCCACAACCGGCAAGTCAAAAGGATTTGGTTTTGTCAAGTTTTCTTCAGAAAACCAAGCTGCTGCAGCATTGCAGAAGCTGAACGGTCAG GTGCTTGATGGAAGGAACATTCGGGTGCACTACGCAAACAGTACTTGGGGATCTGCTGCCACTGATGGCTGA
- the LOC8074142 gene encoding probable aquaporin TIP1-2, with translation MPVSRIAVGAPGELSHPDTAKAAVAEFISMLIFVFAGSGSGMAFSKLTTDGGASGTPCGLIAASLAHALALFVAVSVGANISGGHVNPAVTFGAFVGGNMSLVKAVVYWVAQLLGSVVACILLKMATGGAAVGGFSLSAGVGAWNAVVLEMVMTFGLVYTVYATAVDPNKGDLGVIAPIAIGFIVGANILAGGAFDGASMNPAVSFGPAVVSGVWENHWVYWLGPFAGAAIAALVYDIIFIGQQQRPTHHHHLPTTDY, from the exons ATGCCGGTGAGCAGGATCGCGGTGGGCGCTCCGGGCGAGCTGTCCCACcccgacaccgccaaggccgccgTTGCCGAGTTCATCTCCATGCTCATCTTCGTCTTCGCCGGCTCAGGATCCGGGATGGCCTTCA GTAAGCTGACGACGGATGGCGGCGCCAGCGGCACTCCTTGCGGTCTGATCGCGGCGTCTCTTGCTCACGCCCTGGCCCTGTTCGTGGCCGTGTCCGTGGGTGCCAACATCTCCGGCGGGCACGTGAACCCGGCCGTGACCTTCGGGGCCTTTGTGGGCGGCAACATGAGCCTGGTGAAGGCCGTGGTGTACTGGGTGGCCCAGCTGCTGGGCTCCGTGGTGGCCTGCATCCTGCTCAAGATGGCGACGGGCGGCGCGGCCGTGGGCGGCTTCTCGCTGTCGGCGGGCGTGGGCGCCTGGAACGCCGTGGTGTTGGAGATGGTGATGACCTTCGGGCTGGTATACACGGTGTACGCGACGGCGGTGGACCCCAACAAGGGCGACCTCGGCGTGATCGCGCCCATCGCCATCGGCTTCATCGTGGGCGCCAACATCCTGGCGGGGGGCGCCTTCGACGGCGCGTCCATGAACCCGGCAGTGTCCTTCGGCCCCGCCGTCGTCAGCGGCGTGTGGGAGAACCACTGGGTGTACTGGCTCGGCCCATTCGCCGGCGCCGCCATAGCCGCGCTCGTCTACGACATCATCTTCATCGGACAGCAGCAGCGCCCAACGCATCACCACCACCTGCCCACCACTGACTACTGA
- the LOC110433786 gene encoding uncharacterized protein LOC110433786: MPLREGAKRVASARHYAPAAPAPAPAPGPGPAGAPVPPHRPPRSVSAAGSISTASARKPPEPLRRAVADCLSPPAPHTHGPAAAAASAAAEASRTLRDYIANPSTMDMAYNVLIDHALAESDRSPAVVPRCVSLLKRYLIRYIPRVQTLRQIDLFCANTIAKCEPMTNNRAASFAQNYVSAAAATNSSTLAPPISNFASASLVKSLNYVRSLVARHTPKLSFQSIVASKQSLPSLSSFLNKSLVSQLTPEVISNREHLESKECHSSPDFISSASEKVDVGEPVDDSKYISFDILSWRWHVHGERQSSLSAKESSSDFVGLQDFHIHGFLEVGAAALLVGDMDAKINDQQWKYSVTQEFPDIDLLQPSSSAPSTFASSQSHLKAITASKRMRSAPNQVWMNIPINTFQPRARPLFQYRYYSEQQPLRLNPAEISEVIAEVCSEATSNANQSNAPSRLSSQSRYMMDSETAAPLTLYMLEGMLSSQKSSARTKALDLILNLGVHAHLLEPMVVGDAPLIDKSESVKHSYLSNEYGSSIDEPREEEPEEEQKISPAIDQFESWLLKILFEVLLLLVQMEERQEIVWASALSCLFYFVCDGGKIIRCRLGGLDIRVNAIFKFTFASNYSHLQFFWPLIQLEGAASDDIALGIAVGSTGRGNLPGATSDIRAALLLLLIGKCTADQEALKEVEGNEFFRGLLDDTDSRVAYYSAAFLLKRMMTEEPEIYQRMLQSLISKAQQCNNEKLLENPYLQMRGILQLSNDLGVQ, from the exons ATGCCGCTCCGGGAGGGAGCCAAGCGTGTCGCCAGTGCGCGCCACTATGCCcccgccgcgcccgcgcccgcgcccgcgcccgggCCCGGGCCCGCGGGGGCACCCGTCCCGCCCCACCGCCCGCCGCGATCCGTCTCCGCCGCCGGCTCCATATCCACCGCCTCCGCCCGCAAGCCGCCAGAGCCCCTTCGGAGGGCCGTCGCCGACTGCCTCTCGCCGCCCGCCCCGCACACCCATGGCCCAGCTGCCGCCGCTGCTTCTGCCGCTGCCGAGGCTTCACGGACGCTCCGG GATTATATAGCCAACCCTTCAACCATGGATATGGCCTATAATGTCCTCATTGACCATGCGCTTGCAGAAAGTGATCGTAG CCCAGCAGTTGTCCCGAGATGCGTGTCATTGTTAAAGAGATATCTTATCCG GTATATTCCAAGGGTGCAAACTCTGCGACAAATCGATCTGTTTTGTGCAAATACGATTGCAAAATGTGAACCGATGACAAATAACAGAGCAGCATCTTTTGCCCAGAATTATGTATCAGCAGCAGCTGCAACAAATTCCTCAACCCTTGCCCCACCAATATCCAACTTTGCTTCAGCATCTCTTGTGAAGTCTTTAAACTATGTTCGCTCATTGGTTGCAAGGCATACTCCAAAGTTGTCATTCCAATCAATAGTTGCGTCAAAGCAATCACttccttcactttcatcatttttgaATAAGTCCTTAGTTTCTCAACTAACTCCAGAAGTTATTAGCAACAGAGAACATCTTGAATCGAAGGAATGCCATAGTTCACCTGATTTTATATCATCAGCAAGTGAAAAAGTTGATGTGGGTGAACCTGTAGATGATAGCAAATATATATCCTTTGACATTTTAAGCTGGCGATGGCATGTGCATGGTGAACGGCAGTCATCCTTATCTGCCAAAGAAAG CAGCAGTGATTTTGTGGGTCTTCAAGATTTTCATATACATGGTTTCCTTGAAGTTGGTGCTGCCGCTCTTCTAGTTGGAGATATGGATGCGAAAATTAACGATCAACAGTGGAAATATTCTGTCACCCAGGAATTTCCAGATATTGATTTGCtgcaaccttcatcttctgCCCCAAGTACTTTTGCGTCATCACAAAGTCATTTAAAAGCAATAACTGCTTCAAAACGCATGAGATCAGCCCCAAATCAAGTCTG GATGAACATACCAATAAACACATTCCAGCCTCGAGCACGCCCTCTTTTTCAGTATAGATACTACAG TGAGCAGCAACCCTTAAGATTGAATCCTGCTGAAATTTCTGAAGTCATAGCTGAAGTTTGTTCAGAAGCAACTTCAAATGCAAATCAGTCGAATGCTCCTTCAAGATTGAGCTCCCAGAGTCG GTATATGATGGACTCTGAGACTGCTGCTCCTCTGACACTTTATATGCTTGAG GGTATGCTGAGCTCTCAAAAGTCATCTGCCAGAACGAAGGCTCTTGATTTGATCCTAAATCTCGGGGTACATGCACACCTGCTGGAACCTATGGTCGTTGGAGATGCACCACTTATAGATAAAAGTGAATCTGTGAAGCATTCTTATCTAAGTAATGAATACGGATCAAGTATAGATGAACCAagggaagaagaacctgaagaaGAGCAGAAAATCAGTCCTGCTATTGATCAATTTGAGTCATGGCTTCTTAAAATACTTTTTGAGGTTCTCCTTCTCCTAGTACAG ATGGAGGAACGACAAGAGATCGTGTGGGCCTCAGCTTTGAGTTGTCTATTTTACTTTGTATGTGATGGAGGAAAAATTATTAGGTGTAGACTGGGAGGTCTGGACATAAGGGTAAATGCAATCTTCAAATTTACTTTTGCTAGTAATTACTcccatcttcaa TTTTTCTGGCCATTGATACAGCTTGAAGGGGCAGCCAGTGATGACATTGCATTGGGTATTGCTGTTGGTAGCACAGGAAGAGGCAACCTTCCTGGTGCTACATCAGATATCCGAGCAGCACTTCTTTTACTTTTGATTGGTAAATGCACAGCTGATCAGGAGGCACTGAAGGAGGTAGAAGGCAATGAGTTCTTCAG GGGTCTTCTGGATGACACAGATTCAAGGGTAGCATATTATTCTGCTGCTTTTCTTTTGAAG AGAATGATGACAGAGGAACCAGAGATATACCAACGAATGCTTCAAAGCCTCATCTCAAAAGCTCAACAG TGTAACAATGAGAAACTTCTGGAGAACCCATACCTTCAAATGCGTGGGATATTGCAGTTATCAAATGACCTAGGAGTCCAATGA
- the LOC8074141 gene encoding uncharacterized protein LOC8074141 isoform X2, with product MALKLKLLLNRRAGGGCCCLRNGNGNGNGNGNAALPFPFTFPFPNGNRSTATSSACSSSNLFIGGLSYDTNETALKDAFSQYGDVIAVFFRKPSCCSIAEAERSGA from the exons ATGGCCCTAAAGCTAAAGCTACTCCTAAATCGGAGAGCAGGAGGAGGCTGCTGCTGCCTGCGCAACGGCAACGGCAACGGCAACGGCAACGGCAACGCTGCGCTTCCATTCCCATTCACCTTCCCTTTCCCTAATGGGAATCGGAGCACCGCGACTTCCTCCGCATGCAGCAGCTCCAACTTGTTCATCGGCG GTCTTTCTTACGACACTAACGAAACAGCTCTCAAGGATGCTTTCTCTCAATATGGTGATGTTATTGCAG TTTTCTTCAGAAAACCAAGCTGCTGCAGCATTGCAGAAGCTGAACGGTCAG GTGCTTGA